Below is a window of Quercus robur chromosome 6, dhQueRobu3.1, whole genome shotgun sequence DNA.
TATTTTGAACATGTACCAATGCCATGTCTAATGAGGGCTTTTAGGAACACATCAACAAGGAAAGCTAGAATCCGGTCATTAATACAATCCGATAAAAAAGACCcccaatcaaaataaaaatcaacttattcaaaactcaaataaaacacaaaatcaagttcAAATTGGTACAATATCTGGTGTTTGCACCAGTGTACAAACCAATTTTCACTTAACATACTTGGTAAACCAATTTAACATGTCCAAATGAGACTCTTCAGCACTTTTTACAGCTGACTCATCGTCAGCCTTGTACTTTACCGTCCATCCATGAGCTACACCAGGGAATATTTTCACAAAGCTATCGATCTGAAAGATATAAATAATAGgaggttgaaaaaaaaaggccacATAAGTTTTAACACGCAAAACAGAAACTGAAAATCACTTCATTTTTGTTATGGGCAGAAGAAATagctttttcattaaaataactagaaattttactctactTGCGCTAATACTGGAAGAGATTATGCTCTCTCATCTTGAAAGACATGAAATTCAAGCATTTTACCCAGGCTTCATTAAATGCGGGAAATCTTCTATGATGGAAATTtactttaaaatgtttataattggaacaaaatttttacagttattaaaataaaaattgtgatgAGAGAATTTAAGGTTGACCTTTCATTTGGACTCACCTCAGATTTGGCTGACAACTTCTCTCCAAACTGTTTCAGGTGTTCTGATGGGAAAATATGGTCATTCTCTGCTCCCAATATAGCAATAGGAACTTTCACATCTGAAACAATGAACTTTAACATCTGAGACACCATGCAATCTGTATCAAATATTTAGCATGAGCATGAGAAATGGGATACTTGCCATTGATTTGATCTTCTGTGATCGGACCAGGATGCAAAATGACTGCAGCATGAAGGTCAGTAGAACTTGCTAATTTCACTAATACCATCCCTGAAAAATATGCAAGCAAGCTAGATATGTTAGCAGATAGAGCACTTACGTTTACCATGCAAAAACcattttcaaatatttcaagCATTAAGTTTCTTGTCAAAGTTGAATTGAAAGCAAACCACTTACCTCCCCAGCAAAAACCTGCCGCTCCAATGGCTGAAACCCCTTTACTTTTTAGAGCTGCAATCACAGCTTTGGCATCCTCACATCCTTTatcctagaaaaaaaatttgttcaaataAGCTCTAAGTGTTCAGGAACAGGAAGTTTTAAGTCatacaaaacaaataataagtCATTCTATTTCAACTCAGGTCCCAAACAAAACATGCATAAACATGTATAAACATGTAATAGTATGTCAATTTGGACATCAAAGGCAAATTAAAATGGCCCCCTGCTTGTTTTCTTGATTCCTGCACAATTTTTCATATGCCAATCCCAAAGATTGTAACTAAAAAGCAAGATACTAACCGTGTTGTGAACTTTCAACCATGAGTTTATATCAAAGTTAGGGTCCTCAGGATCAATAACTGGATCACCGTAGAAAAAATCAGGAACTACCACCAAGAATCCAGCTCCTGCAATTTTGTCCGCAAGTTTCCTTCACAGGGAGACAAtgcataatattaatattatataattggGAATAACTGAGAATTAAATGCATGAATGTCTACTACTATCTAGAACAAGAATTGATTTAGCTGGTGAATAAGATGAGTGACTAGGAACAAAAACAGATCTAAGACATGGATGATGGCAGTTAGGTTCAATTCAAGAGCTTAGTAGAAGATCAAATATGATAAATCATGGTATgtgaaaaaaatttgcttccacCAATTCAAACCACCAAGGACTGGATATCATTTCATTTGGCTCATTAACATGTGAAGGACTACCAGGTGGtatgagaaaaatcaaatacacgGTGATGgaaaaagaatataaagaagaaaaaaagaacatatcCTACGCTAAGTATTGTGTTTCAGACTTGTGACCTGAACATCTTATACTGATGCTAtgtataattaatatttagaaaCAAGGTCAGTTTACAAGCCCTTAAAATTAGTAAAGGGAAACCATCAAGAAAAACCTTTTGATATTTGCCTCTAAAACACAGAGATGCCTGAGCTCCGAAATGTTACACATAACCCCCTGTAGTTGTGTAAAATTTATGAGGTGATTTATACCAGTGTACAAAGTTTCCACTTTTGCAAAGTTTGTGAGAGGTGATTGGTAAGCAACCTTACCCCCAAAATTCAATGGCCATGTTTTACAGGCATCTTACATGGAATTCTTTTATAATCTCCCCTCATAGATACTTGccactttcatttttcttatcctTCTAAGAAATTATAATCTGAAAGTATAAAAACTCGTCCTTTTATTCACTTTCCTTGAAATCATTATTCTTGTAATATTCATCAGCCACATTCTCCACTCAAGCTTAGATCCTTTTTATGCTTAGCAATAAACTAGTACAGATCTTTTGCTAATTCATAGCATTATTGGCtttaaattttcaatacaaCCAAAGGCTTTGTGTTGACATGCTAAGTTAGCTGGTCCTTTCAATATCTATCTTATGTTTCTCTTCTTTCATGTCTTAATTCTCAATATTAGTATTGAATTTTGTCAAAAATCCCTATCCTCTTAAATTGAATGATAATTCTCTTTAAAGAACAAAGGCAAGCACCCAAATATGTAATTAATTGCCTCCATACAGCACAATTGAACTCTTCAATTTTAAGCAACATAGCAAGTTACAATACTTGATCCAGTAAAAGAAAGAAGTCAATAATAGTACCTTAAATTTGGTGCTTCATACCCTGCAAAGAAAAACATGACAAGAGGATGCAGAAATTAAATTGTAGCTCCAAGGAACATAATCAAATCTATTGCAAGTTGTACAAGAACCATATAAACAGACCCAGATGGTTAAAAGATTTCTGATTGTTTGTTAGCAATTAGAATCGTTTAGCAAGAACGCACCCAAAAACTTATCAAACCCACCTCTCTCTCCAAAAAGGGTATCTCTTTAAGTGCCTAACTATTTCAGTATTTCCCCATTTATGTATACTAATGTAGTCTTCCGTTCAACAAACACCAGGTATTTGCATGGAGGAATCTCTTGGAGTCTCCATTTCAAATATTGTCTATTTCATCCATTTCATAGTCCACCTTTCTTTTTATGATCACTAGACTCACTTCTAAACGTCTTGAATTAGAGTCTAGAGATTCAAGAATATTGCagcatatacatatataaattaaatagtatGTAAATATACATATAGAGGGAGAAAGAAGATAAATTGGTACCAAAAGCATCAGCAATGAAAATGATGGCAAGCTTAGAATCTGGAGAGCCAGTGATGTAAGTTTGAAGGCCTCCAAACTCTTGAACGGTCCCTGCTCCACAGGTTGAGCTCAGGGTTGGTGGGTTCTGAAAGCACTGAGAGCTTAACATCTTATAATTGTGATCAGTGCAGTTTCAAAGTGGAGGTGAAGCTGCGGTCTCTTTTTTTATACACACAGAATAGACactgaataataataataaaataattgagtttGAGATTTGGGAAACATCAGTACTTACGTAACACGACAGGGCCAACTATCATTGGTAATCTCTCTCACAAATTAATTTTAGTATTCCGACTTTATCATCTTTTTCCAAGAGCCGCCCTACTTTTTTGTCCAAAAACTCTTATCTATTTAGTAGGACACGGACAATGTCCTAAAGTTTCGTGCAAAATAGTTTTGGAAGAATGCTGTATATGTACTATCATCATCTTTTTTCTAAAGCCGCCCTACTTTTTTGGAAGAATGCTGTATATGTACTATCATCATCTTTTTTCTAAAGCCGCCCTACTTTTGTGTCCAAAGAGTTTATCCATTTAGTATGACACGGATAATGTCGTAAAATTTCGTGCAAAATAGTTTTAGAGAATGCTGCATATGTATTATAGTataattgttataaaattttattggtaatgagttcatcataaaaaatagtaacaattataaattgtacacacttatctattataattattcaattgaactCACTATTGAAGTAATgagaaataataattaaaaaaaaaacaatttcggaggaatattatagaataaaaatttatatataatttgtgtttttctttctccttaattctaaaacaaaatgcaCATCCCAAACACCCATATTCAATGACTTAATTTACAAAATCTACAAATCCACAACGTCTGATTTTAACATTAAAATTGTAATTGTCGTTATTactcaatataaaatgcaagcCCTCCTTCCTTGGTTGTAGCCAACTTATATGGGTTAGAATTAGATGAAACAATAATGTTAGAGATAGGTAGGTgttgtcaaaactcaaaagattGAAAGTGGACatatttaatagaaaaattatcacaaaattttttaagatcTCATTTTTATCAGTTTTTCACACATGGCACAAATTAGcaactagttattattattaagaagtTGATACTAAGTACGAAATAAACTCTCTTATATATGCATTTTGTCCTTTTGGTAATTTACAACTTAAAtcaccacttttataagtgctagtcAAATAGttagcttttttttaaaaaaaaaattttaacagaTTTTACCAAAtgctctactttttttttaaaaaagtccAGTTTAACCACACTTTTTGAAACtaccactttttcaaaaaacacaatATCAAAAAGTTAAACCAAACTCAGCATAATTCTCATAAAAAAAGGGTTTCGCTTTTTTAGGTgtgaaaaaaacattttttagaaagttACATTATGGATAGAGCACAGTATAATTCTCACTCTTCacctaaaaaacaaaagtcAAATTGtaacttctctctttttttttttggctgaaattGTAACTTCTCTCTTTATCTGTCTTAACATACGTAATCGTATAATTTTCTTGGATATGTGATAAGTCCAATAACCCTACAAATAAGAAACTCGATAATTAAGTTGAGTGAAAATCTAGGATTCTagaggaatatatatatttatttatttagttttcaaaaatcttttttccaTGACCAGGAATTGGATGTTCAAATTTGTATTATTGTGTTGCCTTGACTAAAATCTCAATTTATATTCATAGTCAGATTATGTACAGGTTTCAAAaccttatttttttcaaaacaattgcCTCAATTTGATTTCCATGAATTATTTCTACTAGTGTGTAACTCGTGCATATGCAcgaatacaattaaaaacaatcataatcAAACggtttaaattatacatttttttttagaataggtTCAAGTTATATACGGTATATATTagtttacacattttttaaaccatacatttctaaaatatgtaatgatttcttattatttgtatatatgatttagaatttaattgaatttagaatttttggtttttgaatccaataatttacttgccacaaaaattaaaatttagatggacacatggcataaaattgaactccaattgaaattcaatttaacTGTTTCCTCCACCAAGATTCCTTGTCTACTTGTATTGGCTTAACTATCTAGGATTGCTTAGAATCAAGCATTAGAGAAATTCAActtcatatttttttcattctaaaatTCAATATCCCGAACATTTTATGGGAGCTATGCTTGATCCCATTCAACTTGTTCCAGTTCATCATAGAAATGGGATTCACAAGATGGTGATTCTAAACATATACATGTTAAAgatgctctaataccatgttaaataaaTTAGAGGAGACAAAAAATAGATGCGGAAGCATAAAAGAGTAACACAAGAACACTTGAAGAATTACGTGATTCGGTCTAACAACTTACTCTTAAGGAccacattttttatatatgagtGAAGTACAATTCCTGTGttacaaatttaaaatgaattggtttctaaaaaaaattttaaaaaaaaatttacaatgaacTCATTATAAGTATTTACAATTAATAAACTTGTAGTACAAGTATGTCTTGGCTTGCACATCAAGCATGATTGGGCTTGAATTTCTCTAACAGTACCAAAGTTGCATCCACCTCATACAAATTTCTTACAAAGCAGTGGCTTGACAGGAGACTTAAACAGGGGGAATAAATTTAGGATTTCCAGGATCACATCAAGTAGGAAAgctataatcaagaattaaatACAATCCCTTAAAATCCTCAGTACAATCCCATAACATCCTCAATCAAAATAAGAATCaaacaaactcaaaaaaaaaaaaaaaaaaaaaaaaaaaaaaagcacaaagtCTAGTTGAAATCAGCATAATATCTGGTGTCCACACCAGTgtataaacaaatttttatttaacataCTTGGTAAACCAATTTAACATGTCCAAATGAGACTCTTCAGCACTTTTGACAGCTGACTCGTCATCAACATTGTACCTTACTGTCCATCCATAAGCCACACCAGggaatattttcacaaaactgTCGAACTGAAAGATATAAATAGTATGAGGGTTAAAAAAATGCAACTGAATTATCATTAAGTTTTGACACGCAAAGCAGATACTACAAATCACTTCACTTTTGTTTTGGGAAGAAGAAATAATatctgtaaggactcaattcgtaacgaccccaaaatggtattgggttcgtacgttaaagacccaaacaataaaatttgtaaagcgtgggctgaaaggctaggccttggtcaccggacagtggttaATTAAGGTATTCATGGTGGACGCACAGAGGTGAACTAAGTGTATCCATGGACCTTGTCCAttgagcttaatgttcttattctttcttctaCTTTCTAGGTCTCATCGTCCCCCCTACCTTTTGGCGCATAAgcccttacattatatagcccttctcgaTTGATCCTGACattccatctgttgatcaggcaggtaactactcgagtacctgtcccatcagccgcctccccctactttctgttagttgcaataaccgaagccacactgttcaagagtcttttcccatcaatgtggctaggacgtttgttggtgccttcaatgtggaggtgatgtCTTTTCCTCGAACCACTCCCACACTGTACTCCCATGcgagtcccattctactcgccttttcttctAGGACCGttttggaggctgcctttgatgacatgtcgttcttcccttttaggccttgggatgccgaggacagggtcatcctcggctgcatctctaggctatttggtctttcacTACTTGTCCTCGacgcgggccttgggccctaatggaaagtgggtcgggacacaaattctctggccccacaatatctttaccaaaaataactagaaattttactcaaat
It encodes the following:
- the LOC126689281 gene encoding endo-1,3;1,4-beta-D-glucanase-like — its product is MLSSQCFQNPPTLSSTCGAGTVQEFGGLQTYITGSPDSKLAIIFIADAFGYEAPNLRKLADKIAGAGFLVVVPDFFYGDPVIDPEDPNFDINSWLKVHNTDKGCEDAKAVIAALKSKGVSAIGAAGFCWGGMVLVKLASSTDLHAAVILHPGPITEDQINDVKVPIAILGAENDHIFPSEHLKQFGEKLSAKSEIDSFVKIFPGVAHGWTVKYKADDESAVKSAEESHLDMLNWFTKYVK